The genome window ATAAGTGTTGATTTAATAAAGTTCATTTTCTAGAAACGTTGAATTTGTCTGTATTGCATCAGATAATTAAAAATTTGGCATGTAGATTGCTATAAATAATTGTATAGATAAGAAGGGAGGTAAAAATGTGAATCAGATTATTTTAGCAAGTCATGGAAGCATGGCAAAAGGAATAAAAAATGCTCTAGAGATGATTATAGGGAATGCAGAATCAGTTAAAGCTTTTTCTTCGTATAGAGATGAGGAAGAAAATATAAAAGTATTAATTGAAAAAGTTATCAAAGAAAATTATGAAACAAAGGAAATTTTTATATTAACAGATATTTTAGGGGGAAGCGTAAATAATGAAATGATGTCTTTACTTAAGGATTATCCAAAGATACATATAATTTCTGGAATTAATCTACCATTAGTTATCTCTATAGCAATATGTAATGAAATTTCTATAGAATTATTAAAAGAATTTATTAAAGATAGTCAGCAATCAATCGTTTATTGCAACGAATTAATTAGAGAATCAATCAGTGGAAAGGATGAGGATTTATGATTAAATTAGTTAGAATTGACCATCGCCTATTACATGGACAAGTAGTTTTTTCATGGACAAAGAGCTTGAGTATTTCAAGAATAATTATAATTGATGATTTTTCAGCAACAGATGAATTAAAGAAAATATCTTTAAACTTATCTAAACCTTCAGGTGTAAAGTTGAATATTTTTACAGTTAAAGATGCACTTTTTAAGATGAAAAAGATAGAACAATTAAATGAAAATATAATGTTAGTATTTGGTAGTACTAAATCAATACGTAAATTTTGTGAGGAATATCCCAATATTAAAGAAATAAATTATGGAGGAATTGCTAAGAAGGAAAACTCAACTCAATATAGTAATGCAATTTTTTTAAATGAAGAAGAATTAAACGATTCAATAAAGCTTAAAGAAATGGGAATTAAGCTATATATGCAACAGATACCAACTTCTAAATCAGAAGATTTAACATCTAAAATTTAAATTTATATATAAGGAGGTTAAAATATGTTATTTCAATCAATATTACTAGGTCTTATAGGTGTGTTTTGTATTCTGGACTCTAGATTATTAGGCCGTTTAAATTTTGAGAGACCTCTTATTGTGAGTACTTTAGTAGGTATAGTTCTAGGTGATATGGAAAAAGGGTTGATGGTAGGTGCTTCTCTTGAATTAATGTCACTTGGTATAGTAAATATAGGAGCAGCTGCACCGCCTGATATGAATATGGGATCAATAATAGCAACAGCATTTGCCATACTTTCTAATTCAGATGCTGAAACAGCATTAACAATTGCAATTCCAATTGCTGTATTTGGTCAGATGCTCGCAATACTAATTAGAACTATACTTTCAAAAATGACTCATACATCAGATTATTTTATAGAAAAAGGCGAATATAAAAATGCATGTAGAGTTCATATCATTTGGGGGCCGATTTTATATTCATTTATGTACTTTTTACCTATTTTTTTAGCTATATATTTTGGAACAGATTTAGTAAAAAGTATCGTAGACAATATTCCAGGATGGTTAACAAACGGTTTAACACTTGCAAGTAAAATATTACCTGCTTATGGTTTTGCTTTATTACTAAGTACAATGCTTTCAGGTAAAATGTTACCTTTCTTATTGATTGGATTCTTTATCACCGCATACTCAGGGTTAAGTGTAACAGGTATAGCAATATTTGCTTGTACATTATCCTTCATATTAGCTGAATTTAAGTTTAAAAAAGAAAATCAATCAGTAGATGAATTAGATAGCATTAATGATTTTGATACGCTATAAATCTCAAAAGAAGGAGGAATAGAAATGGAAAGCAAAAAAATTTTTAAAAAAGAAAAAGATAAAAATGCTTGGAAGTATAGAAAATTCTTTTGGCGTTCATGGAGTATTCAAGCATCTTGGAATTATGAAAGACAAATGAACATGGGATTTTTATATGGTATTTCACCTATTCTTGATGAAATCTATAAAGATCCTAAAGATGCTGAACTTAAAAAAGATGCATATAAAAGACATTTGAGATTTTATAATTGTACACCTCAAACAAGTGCATTTGTGTTAGGTTTGAGTGCTGCAATGGAAGAACAATATTATGAACATAGAGAAAATATTGATCCAGAATCTATAAATGCAATGAAAACCTCATTAATGGGACCTTTATCAGGCGTTGGCGATTCATTTTTTCAAGGTACTATTCGTATCTTAGCATTTGGTCTGGGAATAAATCTTGCTCAGCAAGGAAGTATAGCAGGACCAATATTAGCAATTTTAATATCTTTTATACCATCTTATTTTGTAACATACTATGGTGGCAAAATTGGTTATTTAATGGGAAATAAATATTTATCAAAATTATATAATGAAGGACTTATGGAGAAAGTAATGTATGTTTGTTCGATAGTTGGGTTGATGGTTATTGGCTCAATGATGGCAAGTATGATAGGAATTACTACTCCAATAACTTTTAATAAATTTATATTACAAGATGTTTTAGATGGAATTGTACCACAAATTATTCCATTAGGGATAACTTTTCTTATGTATTGGCTATTAAGGAAAAAAGTTAAAACAGGATGGATGCTTACAATATGCATAGCTAGCGGATTATTATTTAGTGCTCTAGGCATATTTGCTTAAAAGCTAAAGATTCCAAATGGAATTGAAAATAAATTTAATAAATATGTATAAGTTTTATAAAAACAGGAGGATTTAAAAATGATTACTAATATGACACCAAAACAAATTATTGAGGACATCAAGGTAAAGCAAAGTGAAATTAAAAGTGTAGTTTTTGTAGGATGTGGAGCTTCTAAAGCAGAATTATATCCAGCAAAATATTTCTTAGATGGCAATTCAAAAAAAATACGTATAAGCCATTATACTGCAAACGAATTTAACTATGCTACTCCAGAAGCTGTAGATGAAACAACAATTGTTATATCAGCATCATTAGGTGGAACAACTCCAGAAACTGTAAAAGCTAATGAGAGAGCAAAAAAATTAGGAGCTCATGTTATAACGTTAACTCATTCAGTAGAATCACCATTGACTAAGGATGCAGAATATGTAATCTATCATAGATTTGCTGAAAGCTATGGTGCAAAAATAGAAAAAATGGGATTTGCTTTAGAGTTAGCAATGGAGATATTACAACAATTTGAAGGATATGATAATTATGAAGTAATGAAAGATGGATTTGATAAGATTTATGATTTAGCAGATAAAGCTGCTATTTCAGCTAGATTATATGCTAAAAAATTTGCAGAAGAATATAAAGATGCACCAGTTATATACGTAATGAGTAGTGGAGCTACACTTGAGGTTGCTTACTCTACATCAATTTGTTTAATGATGGAAATGCAATGGGTTAACTCAGGAACATTTCATTCAGGGGAATTCTTTCATGGACCATTTGAGATAGTGGATAAAGATGTGCCATTTATATTATTTATGAATGATGGTAGAACAAGAGCAATAGATTCACGTGCATTAACTTTTTTAAATCGTTTTAATGCAAAAACAACTGTAGTAGATGCATTAGACTATGGGCTATCAGCTGAAATTTCAAAATCAGTAATAGATTACTTCAACCCTATGTTGTTAACGGCTGTGTTTAGAGTATATGCTGAAGAATTATCAGAAGCACGTCAACATCCATTAACTAGGAGAAGATATATGTGGAAATTAGAATACTAATATTGAATTAAACGAAACTCTAGCAAAGAAATTGAAAGCATTCAATTTCTTTGCTTTTTAAAAATTGTGAAATATTATAAAATAAACTATAATAAAAAACATTTACAGGAAGGGTGTAGATGCTATGGAAAAATATTTATCTAATTATTTAAAGAAAATTACTGAAAATTTTGATAAGGATAATATAAAACTGCATTCTACAAATTCTATTGCTAATAATATAAATTTAAGTAGAAGTACTGTAAGTAGTTATTTAAATAAAGAAGTTAAACGTGGTAACGTCATAAAAGTTAAAGAATATCCAGTAATTTTTTTAGATAAAGATGTTTTTTCAAAATTTTATTTCAAGGTAGAATTAAGTGAATACGAATCATTGGAAGAATTATTTAATGAGAATAAAAGTAATAGTTCTAAAGCTTCTTTAAATAATGTAATTGGTGCAAAAGGAAGTTTAAAAGAACAAATTGATCAGATAAAAACAGCTATACTATATCCCCAAAATGGATTACCTATAATGCTTTTAGGACCTAGTGGTTCTGGAAAGACTTATTTAGCAAAAAGTATATATGATTATTCCATACAAGAAAATCTTATTTCTAAAAAAGCACCATTTATTTCTTTAAATTGTGCTCAGTATTATCATAATCCAGAATTATTATCAAGTATTTTGTTTGGACATGCTAAAGGCTCATTTACTGGTGCTGATAAAGATAAGAAAGGTTTACTTGAAAATGCAGATGGAGGAATTTTATTTTTAGATGAAGTTCATAGATTAACTGATGAAGGTCAAGAAAAGTTATTTACTTTTATGGATTCAGGTGAATTTTCTCCTTTTGGAGATAATAGCATAAAAAAGAAAGCTAAGGTAAGATTAATTTTTGCTACAACGGAGTCAATACAATCAACCTTTTTACCAACATTTATAAGGAGATTACCTGTTATAGTGAATATACCTAGCTTTTCAGAGAGACCTCAGCATGAGAAACTTAATTTGATAGATAGTTTTTTTTTAAAAGAAAGTGAGATTCTTAATAAATCTATAAAAGTTTCAGGTCAAGTTATATCATTTCTACTTTCAAGTAATTATGAAGGAAATGTAGGAAAGATAAAAAATATTGTCAAATATAGTTGTGGTAGTAGTTATACAAGAGGAGAAAATACTGATTTAATTAAGGTAAAAATTACCGATTTACCTACTGATTGTGAGGAGTATATAAAAGAAACATTTAATTATCAGTTTACGAATAGATATCAATGTAGAAGTTATGATTATAGATGTCCAGAACTATTGAATATAAGTAGTAGAGAAGAAAAAAATATTGCTACTACATATTTTCAATTTATAGAAGAGTTCAAATCTGCAGAAAGTGGAAATATAACATATGAATACTACATAAAAAAGATGATGAGCAATGTAAATATATTACTAGATGATTTAGTATTTAATACAGAGTATGCTAAAAATCAGAGTTTATTTTCTATATTATCATTTAATATAAGACATACATTTAAATTTATGGAGGAAAATTATGGTACCAAACAGGATGGTAATAAAATTATCTCAATAGCAAGTCTATTATATTTTAAAGAAGAACATGAAATTTTAATTAATCATCCAGATTGGAACAGCATTAGACCAAAGTTAATAACTTTTATAAATAATCATATGGCAAATTCAGTATGGTTAGCCAAACTAATGCTAAGAAATTTAAGTGAGCAATTAGACTATGAGTTTTTAGAGGAAGATTTAATTGTTATTTCATTTTATTTAAATAGTACTAGTATGCAGAAATTTAAAAGTGGAATAAATGCAATAATCTTAGCTCATGGTTATTCTACAGCTAGTAGTATGGCAAATGTAGCTAATAGGTTATTAAAGAAAAATTTTTTTCAAGCTATTGATATGCCAATTGATATAACAATTGATGATATAGAAAATAAGATTATTGAATTTATTGATAATAATAACATAGAGAATGGTTTGATTTTATTAGTAGATATGGGATCTTTATCAGATTTAGGTAATAGATTAAAAGAAAAAATAAAAGGTCCATTATTGCTTATAGATTATGTATCCACTCCATTGGTTTTAGAGGTAGGCAGTCTATTAATAAAAGAAAAAAATATAAATGAGATTAATAATGAAGTTTTAAACAATGTAAATATCAATAGAAAGTTAATTTATCCAACTGAGAAAAAGAAAAAGGCAATACTGACTTGTTGTTACACAGGAATGGGAAGTGCTATCCAAATACAAGAAATACTCGAAAATAGTTTAAAACAATATCAGAAATCACTTACAATAATTCCTTATGACTATAAAAAGTTGAAGCAAAATAAATTAAAAGAACTACCATTCCAAGTCTACAAAGTTATTGCAATTATAGGAACCAATAATCCTAAGATTGAAGGAGTCAATTATATAGGCTTAGATCAATTAATAGTTGGAGATGAAATTGATGAATTTATTAGTTTATTAAAATGTAATTTTGAAATTGATGAAGAGCAACTAAAAAAGGATTTAGTATTTAATTTTTCAATAAAAAAAATAATTGAAAATCTAACAATATTGGATGTAGGAAAAATATTAAAGTCAATCGAAAAAGCTGTTGATAAGATGGAAGAGAAATTTGATATTAATCTTTCAAACAATAGACGTTTCTTACTATATTTACATACATGTTGCATGGTAGAAAGAATACTTAGAAAAGAAAAAGTTGATGAGCAGTTAGATATTGATGAGTTTTTAAAAAAACAAAAAAGAAAAATTGAAGTCATAAAATATTCTTTTGCAGAAATTGAAAAGGAATATACTATAGAAATTTCTGATTTAGAAATACGTCTTATATTTGATATTTTATTTACTGAATAGATGAATAGTAATTTTTCATTTATATAATAAACCCCTCCATAGTTCTATTTTAGGGTTAAAAATCAATCTATTATCTACCTAACTAGATTTTTAGAACATATTAAAGCAATCTCTAAAACTAAGGTTGTATAAATAAAATTCATATGATTAACCATTAAGTTCTCTTTATACTTTTTAATATTTGGGAAGATTTCAAAATAAAAATTTGAGTCATCTCTTTTTGTGCAAAAAAAGAGAAGGGGTTCATAAGAACCCCTAATCTATGTGATAATTGTTCTTTGAAAAACCACATTTTAATTATATTAAATACGGATGTTATAAATGAGTGGTATTGCCATTATACATTGAAAATAAATACTTTATCAACTTATACAATAAAATCAAATGCTTCTTTTTCAACTCCATCCAACTTTAAATTAAATAATTTTAATATAGTTGTAGCATGAGCTCTTAAGTCACCTTCTTTTATAATCACACCACTTTTAATATTAGGTCCAAAAGCTATAAATGGAGGTCTATTACCCTTAGTAGGTAAATGACCATGTGTCGCCACAGCAAATTTGTAGTCTTTTATATCCGAATCCTTTATAATGCTTCCTTCTAAATCATTTCCAAAGGAAATTCCTTCAATTCCTTCAATTACCATTTCAAAATCACCTTCAAGACCAAGACTAGATGCTTCTTCTTTACTAAAAATATTCTCTATAAATAATTCTTCTCTAGATGCTTCAAGCAGTTCTCTTAGCTCTGTTAATCTGTCTAAATTATTTACTATTATTTGAGCTGATATTCCAGAAGAATTTACATAGGCATCAAAGTTCTTAACTTCGCCATTTTCAACTGTTATAAATCCTTTTGATTCAAGCAAGACGTTTGGATTTATAACTTTATCAACTCTAAGATGACCGTGGTCTCCAAGTATTATAAAATTAGTATCTTCATACGTACCAGCATCCTTTGTAGCTTGAATTATACATCCTAGCCATTCATCATTCATTTTCAACGCTTTATTTACTTCATCATTAAATAAACCGTAATTATGTCGTGTATGATCCAATGTAGCCAAATGTATTAACATTAAATCTGGCTTATGTTCCTTTATAATATCCACTGCACAGTTTACTCCGAACAAATCCATGTTCGGTTCTAACTTCCAATCAATATAATGACAATGTTTGTTGTAAATGCCATCCATTATAATCTTACTGGAACTTTTTTCAAAAACCTCTCTTGGGTCATCTTCTCTATTAGGAGCCCATATTTCTGCAATATTATAGTCTATATTTGGATTTGCTCCCATTACAGGCCATAATACACTAGAGGTAGTTAGATTGTTTTCTTTTGCTACATCTATAATAGTCTTTACTTTTATGTCTTTTGAATACCAGTACCAATCTTTATTTTCTTTGTTGGGGTTAAATTTTTCATTATGATATATACCATGTTTTTTGGGATATACTCCCGTAACCATGCTAGTATGACATGGATATGTCAAAGTAGGATACACACAATTTATATTTTTTACTAT of Clostridioides sp. ES-S-0054-01 contains these proteins:
- a CDS encoding PTS system mannose/fructose/sorbose family transporter subunit IID translates to MESKKIFKKEKDKNAWKYRKFFWRSWSIQASWNYERQMNMGFLYGISPILDEIYKDPKDAELKKDAYKRHLRFYNCTPQTSAFVLGLSAAMEEQYYEHRENIDPESINAMKTSLMGPLSGVGDSFFQGTIRILAFGLGINLAQQGSIAGPILAILISFIPSYFVTYYGGKIGYLMGNKYLSKLYNEGLMEKVMYVCSIVGLMVIGSMMASMIGITTPITFNKFILQDVLDGIVPQIIPLGITFLMYWLLRKKVKTGWMLTICIASGLLFSALGIFA
- a CDS encoding PTS sugar transporter subunit IIC, yielding MLFQSILLGLIGVFCILDSRLLGRLNFERPLIVSTLVGIVLGDMEKGLMVGASLELMSLGIVNIGAAAPPDMNMGSIIATAFAILSNSDAETALTIAIPIAVFGQMLAILIRTILSKMTHTSDYFIEKGEYKNACRVHIIWGPILYSFMYFLPIFLAIYFGTDLVKSIVDNIPGWLTNGLTLASKILPAYGFALLLSTMLSGKMLPFLLIGFFITAYSGLSVTGIAIFACTLSFILAEFKFKKENQSVDELDSINDFDTL
- a CDS encoding PTS fructose transporter subunit IIA → MNQIILASHGSMAKGIKNALEMIIGNAESVKAFSSYRDEEENIKVLIEKVIKENYETKEIFILTDILGGSVNNEMMSLLKDYPKIHIISGINLPLVISIAICNEISIELLKEFIKDSQQSIVYCNELIRESISGKDEDL
- a CDS encoding SIS domain-containing protein — encoded protein: MTPKQIIEDIKVKQSEIKSVVFVGCGASKAELYPAKYFLDGNSKKIRISHYTANEFNYATPEAVDETTIVISASLGGTTPETVKANERAKKLGAHVITLTHSVESPLTKDAEYVIYHRFAESYGAKIEKMGFALELAMEILQQFEGYDNYEVMKDGFDKIYDLADKAAISARLYAKKFAEEYKDAPVIYVMSSGATLEVAYSTSICLMMEMQWVNSGTFHSGEFFHGPFEIVDKDVPFILFMNDGRTRAIDSRALTFLNRFNAKTTVVDALDYGLSAEISKSVIDYFNPMLLTAVFRVYAEELSEARQHPLTRRRYMWKLEY
- a CDS encoding alkaline phosphatase family protein is translated as MTKVIVLSVDSLFEKDLEFVKNLPNFKYILENCSIVKNINCVYPTLTYPCHTSMVTGVYPKKHGIYHNEKFNPNKENKDWYWYSKDIKVKTIIDVAKENNLTTSSVLWPVMGANPNIDYNIAEIWAPNREDDPREVFEKSSSKIIMDGIYNKHCHYIDWKLEPNMDLFGVNCAVDIIKEHKPDLMLIHLATLDHTRHNYGLFNDEVNKALKMNDEWLGCIIQATKDAGTYEDTNFIILGDHGHLRVDKVINPNVLLESKGFITVENGEVKNFDAYVNSSGISAQIIVNNLDRLTELRELLEASREELFIENIFSKEEASSLGLEGDFEMVIEGIEGISFGNDLEGSIIKDSDIKDYKFAVATHGHLPTKGNRPPFIAFGPNIKSGVIIKEGDLRAHATTILKLFNLKLDGVEKEAFDFIV
- a CDS encoding PTS sugar transporter subunit IIB, whose protein sequence is MIKLVRIDHRLLHGQVVFSWTKSLSISRIIIIDDFSATDELKKISLNLSKPSGVKLNIFTVKDALFKMKKIEQLNENIMLVFGSTKSIRKFCEEYPNIKEINYGGIAKKENSTQYSNAIFLNEEELNDSIKLKEMGIKLYMQQIPTSKSEDLTSKI
- a CDS encoding sigma 54-interacting transcriptional regulator, whose translation is MEKYLSNYLKKITENFDKDNIKLHSTNSIANNINLSRSTVSSYLNKEVKRGNVIKVKEYPVIFLDKDVFSKFYFKVELSEYESLEELFNENKSNSSKASLNNVIGAKGSLKEQIDQIKTAILYPQNGLPIMLLGPSGSGKTYLAKSIYDYSIQENLISKKAPFISLNCAQYYHNPELLSSILFGHAKGSFTGADKDKKGLLENADGGILFLDEVHRLTDEGQEKLFTFMDSGEFSPFGDNSIKKKAKVRLIFATTESIQSTFLPTFIRRLPVIVNIPSFSERPQHEKLNLIDSFFLKESEILNKSIKVSGQVISFLLSSNYEGNVGKIKNIVKYSCGSSYTRGENTDLIKVKITDLPTDCEEYIKETFNYQFTNRYQCRSYDYRCPELLNISSREEKNIATTYFQFIEEFKSAESGNITYEYYIKKMMSNVNILLDDLVFNTEYAKNQSLFSILSFNIRHTFKFMEENYGTKQDGNKIISIASLLYFKEEHEILINHPDWNSIRPKLITFINNHMANSVWLAKLMLRNLSEQLDYEFLEEDLIVISFYLNSTSMQKFKSGINAIILAHGYSTASSMANVANRLLKKNFFQAIDMPIDITIDDIENKIIEFIDNNNIENGLILLVDMGSLSDLGNRLKEKIKGPLLLIDYVSTPLVLEVGSLLIKEKNINEINNEVLNNVNINRKLIYPTEKKKKAILTCCYTGMGSAIQIQEILENSLKQYQKSLTIIPYDYKKLKQNKLKELPFQVYKVIAIIGTNNPKIEGVNYIGLDQLIVGDEIDEFISLLKCNFEIDEEQLKKDLVFNFSIKKIIENLTILDVGKILKSIEKAVDKMEEKFDINLSNNRRFLLYLHTCCMVERILRKEKVDEQLDIDEFLKKQKRKIEVIKYSFAEIEKEYTIEISDLEIRLIFDILFTE